The genomic segment TAATACATAAGAACAATAAGTTTTGGCACAAACAAAGATGAGCTAAAGTCCATTGAGTGGTTCTTATTTCCATTTGTACTCTAACTTAGGCATTTGTTTGCCATGTGTGAAATAGATTCCATCTTCTCTAGCAtcccaaaagttttttttaccataatGAACTATGATACCACCACCTTCATATGCCATAAATGATGCATGAAACTTGAAATTAGGTCCTTGCCATAAGTCACAAAAGAATTCTGTTCCCGTAACACTATCATGAAAACTAAAATCGTAGGTTTCTCCCGTACGCAAAAAATGGAAGCCTAGATTGTCATCATTTGATATGCAATGAATCTTCAAGACATTGTTTCGACCAAGGGAATTCTTGAAGAATACAGAGTTTTTCTCATTCCATTTAAATTTTGCGTCACTACATCCTATGCACAATCC from the Camelina sativa cultivar DH55 chromosome 12, Cs, whole genome shotgun sequence genome contains:
- the LOC104732999 gene encoding uncharacterized protein LOC104732999: MNHLLCFLFVIGLCIGCSDAKFKWNEKNSVFFKNSLGRNNVLKIHCISNDDNLGFHFLRTGETYDFSFHDSVTGTEFFCDLWQGPNFKFHASFMAYEGGGIIVHYGKKNFWDAREDGIYFTHGKQMPKLEYKWK